Proteins co-encoded in one Dehalogenimonas sp. WBC-2 genomic window:
- a CDS encoding Cob--CoM heterodisulfide reductase subunit A produces MVDKTKVGAALVVGGGVGGMQAALDLAEAGIKVYLLDEAPAIGGKMVELDKTFPTNDCAMCTVSPRLVSIDRHLNIELLTNASVVSYKGEAGNFRVKILQKARFVDEDKCTGCNVCIEKCPAKTTNEFDHGLSKRKAIYTLYAQAVPNVPIIDKDSCIYFKKGKGCRACEKFCEAGAILLDQQDEELELNVGAVILAPGYDLFDASEKPQLGYGRYPDVLTSLQFERMLSASGPSAGEVMRLSNKQLPRKVAFIQCVGSRETEADFCSAVCCMYATKEALILKEHHPEIDVAIFFIDIRAYGKGFESYYERAVKAGVRYIRCQPSSLKQIPLSNEIVIRYQDEQGQLNEENFELVNLSCGLRPSKSGQALAKKFDVKLTPDGFCVTDGLDPVTTTKEGIYAVGVFTGPKDIPETVIQAGAAASKVLALLADKKGELLTERTYPEERTQGEGGLRTGVFVCHCGKNISSVVNIPEVVDYANTIPNVAYVTDTLFACATDAGEKIKQAIIEHDLNRVVIAACTPRTHEGLFQDTMREAGLNPYLLEIANIRNQCSWVHMNQPAEATAKAKDIIRLATVKATHLKPLYPGHVSVCNDGLVIGGGLAGMTAALDLADAGYKTYLLEKTDELGGNLRRVKFGEPGEEPQTKLKEMTERIKVHPNIELHFNTSVTAFDGSSGNFAVEFNTEGKAHKIKVGAAIVASGASEYKPSEYLYGQDPRVITQLELEERLANEKIAARTVVMIQCVGSRNEDHPYCSRLCCVQAIKNAVKLKARQPETEVFIMYRDIRAYSLHEAEYSRARKLGVRFLRYKENERPVVTNLSDKLSVSVVDPILKAKLKIPTELVVLSAGIIPDADQSLAKLMKLPHSEDGFLMEAHIKLRPVDSLVEGVFLAGLAHGPKLADESIAQAGAAAAKAMAILSRDQIQLDACVSEVLDDNCDGCAYCVDPCPYDAITLIEYAYKGVIKKTVESDPALCHGCGVCMATCPKKGIMVKNYDLDELSDMVSTVLIPA; encoded by the coding sequence ATGGTTGACAAGACTAAAGTCGGGGCTGCACTGGTGGTTGGTGGTGGTGTTGGCGGTATGCAGGCGGCACTTGATCTGGCTGAAGCCGGCATCAAAGTTTATCTATTGGATGAAGCCCCGGCTATCGGCGGTAAAATGGTTGAGTTGGATAAAACCTTTCCAACCAATGACTGCGCCATGTGCACCGTATCACCCCGTCTGGTTTCCATTGACCGTCATCTTAATATTGAACTTCTTACAAATGCCAGTGTTGTGAGCTACAAAGGTGAAGCCGGGAATTTTAGAGTTAAAATACTACAGAAGGCCCGCTTCGTTGATGAAGACAAATGCACTGGCTGTAATGTTTGTATTGAAAAGTGTCCGGCTAAAACTACCAATGAGTTTGACCATGGTCTGTCCAAGCGTAAGGCGATATATACGCTTTACGCCCAAGCGGTGCCCAATGTACCGATAATTGATAAAGATAGCTGTATCTACTTTAAAAAAGGCAAAGGGTGTCGCGCCTGTGAAAAGTTCTGCGAGGCTGGTGCCATTCTTCTGGATCAGCAAGATGAAGAATTAGAACTTAATGTCGGTGCTGTTATATTAGCGCCCGGTTATGACTTGTTTGATGCCTCGGAAAAACCGCAGTTAGGTTACGGCCGTTATCCTGATGTGCTGACCAGCCTGCAATTTGAGCGTATGCTTTCAGCCTCTGGCCCTTCTGCCGGTGAAGTGATGCGCCTTTCAAACAAGCAATTACCGCGCAAGGTAGCTTTTATCCAGTGCGTCGGTTCTAGGGAAACCGAGGCTGATTTTTGTTCCGCGGTATGCTGCATGTATGCCACCAAAGAAGCGCTGATTTTGAAAGAACACCACCCTGAAATAGATGTCGCAATCTTCTTCATTGATATCAGGGCATATGGCAAGGGGTTTGAATCCTATTATGAACGGGCCGTGAAAGCCGGTGTCCGTTATATCCGTTGTCAACCATCGTCCCTTAAGCAAATACCTTTGAGCAATGAAATAGTTATCCGTTACCAGGATGAGCAAGGTCAACTGAATGAAGAAAACTTTGAACTGGTAAATCTTTCCTGTGGGTTACGTCCGTCAAAATCCGGTCAAGCTCTGGCGAAGAAGTTTGACGTCAAATTGACCCCGGATGGTTTTTGTGTCACTGATGGATTGGACCCGGTAACCACTACTAAAGAAGGCATTTATGCTGTCGGTGTTTTCACTGGGCCTAAAGATATACCGGAAACGGTTATTCAGGCTGGCGCGGCTGCCTCCAAGGTGTTGGCGCTTTTAGCCGACAAAAAAGGTGAGTTGCTTACGGAGCGGACATATCCTGAGGAGCGGACACAAGGTGAAGGTGGACTTCGGACAGGTGTATTTGTTTGCCACTGCGGGAAAAATATATCCTCGGTAGTCAATATCCCTGAGGTTGTAGATTACGCCAATACTATACCGAATGTGGCTTATGTTACCGATACCCTTTTTGCCTGTGCTACCGATGCCGGAGAGAAGATCAAACAAGCTATTATCGAACATGATTTAAACAGGGTGGTCATCGCCGCCTGCACGCCCCGCACTCATGAAGGATTGTTCCAGGATACCATGCGTGAGGCCGGACTCAACCCATATTTGCTGGAAATTGCCAATATCCGCAACCAATGTTCATGGGTGCATATGAATCAGCCGGCTGAAGCTACAGCTAAAGCCAAAGATATTATCCGTCTGGCGACGGTCAAGGCAACTCACCTCAAACCCCTCTACCCGGGACATGTTTCAGTATGCAATGACGGGCTGGTTATTGGAGGCGGTCTGGCCGGTATGACGGCTGCCCTTGACCTTGCCGATGCCGGTTACAAGACCTATCTTCTTGAGAAAACGGATGAACTTGGCGGTAATTTACGACGCGTGAAGTTTGGGGAACCCGGTGAGGAGCCACAAACCAAACTTAAAGAAATGACCGAACGTATCAAGGTACACCCTAATATAGAATTGCATTTCAATACTTCTGTAACTGCATTTGATGGCTCATCCGGCAATTTTGCGGTCGAATTCAATACTGAAGGAAAGGCACACAAGATTAAAGTGGGTGCTGCCATCGTAGCTTCAGGTGCCTCCGAGTATAAGCCGTCTGAATATCTGTATGGGCAAGATCCGCGGGTCATAACGCAATTGGAGTTGGAAGAGCGCTTAGCCAATGAAAAGATCGCTGCCCGGACGGTGGTGATGATTCAATGCGTTGGGTCGCGTAATGAGGATCATCCGTATTGCAGCCGTCTGTGTTGCGTTCAGGCCATCAAGAATGCGGTGAAACTTAAAGCGCGTCAGCCTGAGACTGAGGTTTTCATAATGTATAGGGACATCCGGGCGTATAGCCTTCATGAAGCTGAATACAGTCGTGCCCGCAAGCTCGGCGTACGTTTCCTCCGTTACAAAGAAAACGAAAGACCGGTGGTAACTAACCTCAGCGATAAACTTAGTGTTTCAGTTGTTGACCCTATATTGAAAGCAAAATTGAAAATCCCAACCGAATTGGTTGTCCTGTCAGCTGGTATTATACCCGATGCAGATCAGAGCCTGGCCAAGCTAATGAAGCTACCGCATTCCGAAGACGGCTTCCTAATGGAGGCTCATATCAAGTTGAGACCGGTGGACTCTCTTGTTGAGGGCGTTTTTCTAGCCGGACTGGCTCATGGGCCGAAGTTGGCAGATGAATCTATTGCCCAGGCCGGTGCAGCCGCTGCCAAGGCTATGGCTATTCTTTCCAGAGATCAGATACAGCTTGATGCCTGCGTGTCTGAAGTGCTGGATGATAATTGTGATGGTTGCGCCTATTGCGTTGATCCCTGTCCGTATGACGCTATCACCCTGATTGAATATGCTTATAAGGGTGTCATTAAAAAGACGGTGGAATCCGATCCAGCCCTGTGTCATGGTTGCGGCGTTTGTATGGCAACCTGTCCCAAGAAGGGTATTATGGTCAAGAATTACGATCTGGATGAATTATCTGACATGGTGTCAACGGTTCTTATTCCGGCATAA
- a CDS encoding Cob--CoM heterodisulfide reductase subunit B has product MKYAYYNSCSLRTTGKEYNHSLQKVFKAMGIELEEPKNWVCCGSTLAHNASVLLADTLPLKNLAEIDKMGLSEVIVPCTACYNRFKVAQFEDKGDLRLKHEIEEIIEHKFERPISVLHPLEILAMEENLTRLKSLVKRDLSHLKIVSYYGCLLVRPHSQTGFRDNPEYPMTMDKILNAVGIPTLDWSHKVECCGGSLSITRPDAVMKLTSRILDDAKAVGASAVAVPCTFCQLNLDIRQEDLAKQGKTYEMPIYYFTELIALALGVPERELMLGKHFVESEKVLARAA; this is encoded by the coding sequence ATGAAATACGCCTATTATAACAGTTGCTCCTTGCGTACTACCGGCAAGGAATATAACCATTCATTGCAAAAGGTTTTCAAGGCAATGGGAATAGAACTGGAAGAACCCAAGAACTGGGTTTGTTGCGGTTCGACATTAGCTCATAATGCTTCCGTACTACTAGCCGACACCCTGCCGCTTAAGAACCTGGCAGAGATAGACAAGATGGGACTGTCTGAAGTTATTGTTCCCTGCACGGCCTGTTATAACCGTTTCAAGGTGGCTCAGTTTGAAGATAAAGGTGACCTGAGACTTAAACATGAAATTGAAGAGATAATCGAGCATAAGTTTGAACGCCCTATTTCAGTATTGCACCCGTTGGAAATACTGGCCATGGAAGAAAATCTTACCCGCTTAAAGAGTCTGGTCAAGCGGGATTTATCTCATTTAAAGATAGTCAGCTACTACGGTTGCCTTTTGGTACGTCCTCATAGTCAAACCGGGTTTCGGGACAATCCTGAATACCCCATGACAATGGATAAGATACTCAACGCCGTTGGTATCCCCACTCTGGACTGGTCTCATAAAGTGGAGTGTTGCGGCGGTTCTCTTTCTATCACCCGCCCTGATGCAGTGATGAAGTTGACATCGCGCATTCTGGATGATGCCAAGGCAGTTGGCGCCTCCGCTGTTGCGGTGCCCTGCACTTTTTGTCAATTGAATCTCGATATCCGTCAAGAAGATTTAGCCAAACAAGGCAAGACATATGAAATGCCAATCTATTATTTCACCGAGCTTATTGCCCTGGCTCTTGGTGTGCCAGAACGGGAATTGATGCTGGGTAAACATTTTGTTGAATCTGAAAAAGTTCTGGCGAGGGCAGCTTAA